A genomic segment from Modestobacter roseus encodes:
- a CDS encoding serine hydrolase domain-containing protein, whose translation MTKLDEVGAWIRDRLPALLAEHDVPAAGVAVLADGEVVDAAAGLLSTATGVEATPDSLFQIGSITKVWTATLVMQLVDDGRVALADPVSRHLPDFALADEHAARTLTVEQLLSHTAGFEGDVFTDTGRGDDALARYVAGLGDLAQLFPPGDQFSYNNAGYCVLGRLVEVLRGKPFDECLAEHLFTPLGLTHAAASPYEAIVHRVAVGHVRPEPDAPEVPAPVWALARSNAPAGSTLAMRPRDLIAFARMHLEAGKAADGATVLDAGTVAAMQEPRVRLPDIRVMGDAWGLGWELFDGLGTPVVGHDGNTIGQASFLRVLPERGIAVVLLTNGGNPYGLYRDVVGHVLRELADVQLHPLPVPPEHPEPVDAMRYAGTYSSRVADLVVSQDDDGRVWLEMRPKGDALELGEQPERSELVAFAPDTLIPVQAQSGLHVPFAFLGDDGAGHAAFLHIGRAVPRAAG comes from the coding sequence ATGACGAAGCTGGACGAGGTCGGAGCCTGGATCCGCGACCGCCTGCCCGCACTCCTGGCCGAGCACGACGTACCCGCCGCCGGGGTGGCGGTGCTCGCCGACGGCGAGGTGGTCGACGCCGCCGCCGGGCTGCTCAGCACGGCCACCGGAGTGGAGGCGACGCCGGACTCGCTGTTCCAGATCGGCTCGATCACCAAGGTGTGGACGGCGACGCTGGTGATGCAGCTGGTCGACGACGGCAGGGTCGCGCTGGCGGACCCGGTGAGCCGGCACCTGCCCGACTTCGCGCTGGCCGACGAGCACGCGGCCCGCACCCTCACCGTCGAGCAGCTGCTCAGCCACACCGCGGGCTTCGAGGGCGACGTCTTCACCGACACCGGTCGCGGCGACGACGCCCTGGCGCGCTACGTCGCCGGCCTCGGCGACCTGGCCCAGCTCTTCCCGCCCGGCGACCAGTTCTCCTACAACAACGCCGGCTACTGCGTGCTCGGCCGGCTGGTGGAGGTGCTGCGCGGCAAGCCCTTCGACGAGTGCCTGGCCGAGCACCTGTTCACCCCGCTCGGGCTCACCCACGCCGCGGCGAGCCCGTACGAGGCGATCGTGCACCGGGTGGCGGTGGGCCACGTGCGCCCCGAGCCGGACGCCCCGGAGGTGCCGGCCCCGGTGTGGGCGCTGGCCCGGTCCAACGCCCCGGCCGGCTCCACGCTGGCGATGCGGCCGCGGGACCTGATCGCCTTCGCCCGGATGCACCTGGAGGCGGGCAAGGCCGCCGACGGCGCGACCGTGCTGGACGCCGGCACGGTCGCGGCCATGCAGGAGCCCCGGGTGCGGCTGCCCGACATCCGGGTGATGGGCGACGCCTGGGGGCTGGGCTGGGAGCTGTTCGACGGGCTGGGCACCCCGGTGGTCGGGCACGACGGCAACACCATCGGCCAGGCCTCGTTCCTGCGGGTGCTGCCCGAGCGCGGCATCGCCGTCGTCCTGCTCACCAACGGCGGGAACCCCTACGGGCTCTACCGCGACGTGGTGGGGCACGTGCTCCGCGAACTGGCCGACGTGCAGCTGCACCCGCTGCCGGTGCCGCCGGAGCACCCGGAGCCGGTCGACGCGATGCGGTACGCCGGCACCTACAGCAGCCGGGTCGCCGACCTCGTGGTCAGCCAGGACGACGACGGCCGGGTGTGGCTGGAGATGCGGCCCAAGGGCGACGCGCTCGAGCTGGGCGAGCAGCCCGAGCGCAGCGAGCTGGTGGCCTTCGCCCCGGACACGCTCATCCCGGTGCAGGCCCAGTCGGGGCTGCACGTGCCCTTCGCCTTCCTCGGTGACGACGGCGCCGGCCACGCCGCGTTCCTGCACATCGGCCGGGCCGTGCCCCGGGCCGCTGGGTGA